One window from the genome of Emys orbicularis isolate rEmyOrb1 chromosome 10, rEmyOrb1.hap1, whole genome shotgun sequence encodes:
- the ITPRIPL2 gene encoding LOW QUALITY PROTEIN: inositol 1,4,5-trisphosphate receptor-interacting protein-like 2 (The sequence of the model RefSeq protein was modified relative to this genomic sequence to represent the inferred CDS: deleted 1 base in 1 codon), with translation MTRPLFPSEEEASELSNGWGRRAGLRKHNSRGEGVVSACPGTGGRSRQGDGGWVRVPGRKAGGGRRLAGRTPGAGAGHGGGGWLGAPQGREQDSEEAAGWAHPRGWSRARRRRLAGHTPGAGAGHGGGGWLAVPGLELGVGEEHSVGGAGTPGAAEVVSLGQRPAGGCQSRLPELGEAGEWGGGRPLHAEAGGRCRSRYHGLSSRRTMTVYTLNLRVFWPLVTCLCTALVCLYQAVRSRAGAPDSDSAPDSGSVPLLKGSALLLLGFLLLRYCGSRSGGGECGQRPRAACGPEAPASSAARRSLLERFYEQQLRLSPHVLGHSKAHVSRIVGELVRAAKAQGLQPGSLTPTLRGDFVQIGSAYEQHKVRSPDCFDILVPLRLPPRLELEPRCLGAEEPGLAPELRSAFTCALKAPQGAAWPRGYRPFSEGFCVELQGRRYLSSALVLRWFQGHLQRCLGAVLYRLQERCRISLAACPGRQLTLHILPRSDYVCCHISMAVRLIPAIPLGDSVYLIALQPGARKAQPGASCPLQALWGLNVSKQEQRLLSWLKEQTPTNSCHLKCLQILKGLRDLRGRGLEQPFGAQWSRVLSSYILKTALFSLLLRRPWQAWEEQFLAERLEDLVLYLRDCLQKRVLMHFFLGNANVPEAVPVPKLLKEAAPVNLLAAFDAPTLDLAAFQLLNTWNQAPKIIRMYSSPKYLRKSPTLCKHITDTGQESQSN, from the exons GCaccccaggggctggagcagggcacgGAGGCGGCGGCTGGCTGGGCGCACCCCAGGGGCGGGAGCAGGACTCGGAGGAGGCGGCTGGCTGGGCGCaccccaggggctggagcagggcacgGAGGCGGCGGCTGGCTGGGCACaccccaggggctggagcagggcacgGAGGCGGCGGCTGGCTGG ctgtcccggGACTGGaactgggagtgggggaagagcaCTCGGTGGGAGGAGCTGGCACGCCGGGAGCGGCAGAGGTAGTGAGTCTAGGGCAG CGGCCGGCAGGGGGGTGCCAGTCCCGACTCCCGGAGCTGGGGGAGGCTGGTGAGTGGGGTGGCGGGCGCCCCCTGCATGCGGAGGCCGGGGGGCGCTGCCGCAGCCGGTACCATGGGCTGAGCTCCCGCCGCACCATGACCGTCTACACCCTGAACCTGCGCGTCTTCTGGCCGCTGGTGACTTGCCTGTGCACGGCCCTCGTGTGCCTCTACCAGGCCGTGCGAAGCAGGGCGGGCGCCCCGGACTCGGACAGCGCCCCGGACTCGGGCTCCGTCCCGCTGCTCAAGGGCtccgcgctgctgctgctgggcttcctgCTGCTCCGCTACTGCGGCTCCCGCAGCGGCGGCGGGGAGTGCGGCCAACGGCCCCGAGCCGCATGCGGCCCCGAGGCGCCGGCGAGCAGCGCCGCCCGCCGGAGCCTGCTAGAGAGGTTCTACGAGCAGCAGCTGCGCCTCTCCCCGCACGTGCTGGGCCACAGTAAGGCGCACGTGAGCCGCATCGTGGGCGAGCTGGTGCGGGCGGCCAAGGCGCAGGGGCTGCAGCCGGGGTCCCTGACCCCCACCCTGCGCGGGGACTTCGTGCAGATCGGCAGCGCCTACGAGCAGCACAAGGTCCGCAGCCCGGACTGCTTCGACATCCTGGTGCCGCTGAGGCTGCCGCCGcgcctggagctggagccccgCTGCCTGGGCGCCGAGGAGCCGGGGCTGGCCCCGGAGCTGCGCAGCGCCTTCACCTGCGCCCTGAAGGCCCCGCAAGGGGCCGCCTGGCCCCGGGGCTACCGGCCCTTCAGCGAGGGCTTCTgcgtggagctgcagggcaggcGCTACCTGTCCTCGGCCCTGGTGCTGCGCTGGTTCCAGGGCCACCTGCAGCGGTGCCTGGGCGCCGTGCTCTACCGGCTGCAGGAGCGCTGCCGCATCAGCCTGGCCGCCTGCCCGGGCCGCCAGCTCACCCTGCACATCCTGCCGCGCTCCGACTACGTCTGCTGCCACATCTCCATGGCCGTGCGCCTCATCCCCGCCATCCCCCTGGGGGACTCGGTCTATCTCATCGCCCTGCAGCCCGGCGCCAGGAAAGCCCAGCCCGGCgcttcctgccccctgcaggccCTCTGGGGGCTCAACGTCTCCAAGCAGGAGCAGCGGCTGCTGAGCTGGCTCAAGGAGCAGACCCCGACCAACTCTTGCCACCTCAAGTGCCTGCAGATCCTCAAGGGGCTGCGGGACCTGCGCGGCCGGGGCTTGGAGCAGCCCTTCGGCGCCCAGTGGAGCCGCGTCCTCTCCTCCTACATCCTCAAGACGGCGCTTTTCTCCTTGTTGCTCCGGAGgccctggcaagcctgggaggagcagTTCCTGGCGGAGCGGCTGGAGGACCTGGTGCTGTACCTCAGGGACTGCCTGCAGAAGCGGGTGCTGATGCATTTCTTCTTGGGCAACGCCAACGTCCCCGAGGCGGTGCCGGTGCCTAAGCTCCTGAAGGAAGCTGCCCCCGTCAATCTGCTGGCTGCCTTTGACGCCCCTACTCTAGACTTGGCCGCCTTCCAGCTTCTGAACACCTGGAACCAGGCTCCTAAGATCATCCGAATGTACAGTAGCCCAAAGTACTTGAGGAAGAGCCCCACGTTGTGTAAGCACATTACCGATACCGGACAAGAGTCCCAAAGCAACTGA